A genomic window from Cucumis melo cultivar AY chromosome 8, USDA_Cmelo_AY_1.0, whole genome shotgun sequence includes:
- the LOC103491238 gene encoding uncharacterized protein LOC103491238 isoform X3 → MDSIHDSLKTPSLRHKCSACYKQYKKKEHLIEHMRVSYHSVHQPRCGVCLKHCKSFESLREHLMEQGCGLCLRVLDGPETLSEHQDICCITAPVHQGTSLPPTDLSDCYEEDRSDRGLGAIAMDCVMAGGGSDGALDICVWICLVDEDEKLIFNTFVQPQIPITNYRHEVTGLKEEHMRYAMPLKNVQEKVLKLLLNGESIGKLRSNGGKAKLLVGHDLEHDLDCLRMNYPDHMLRDTARYHPLMKTNLVSHSLKYLTRAYLGYDIRQDGHDPYENCVSVMRLYKRMRSLDHRRQVMTLSVTPSCIQYVAPNLDSHSAKDLEKMTPDELYEMSRTNFKCWCHDSRRVMQT, encoded by the exons ACACAAATGCTCAGCATGCTATAAGCAATATAAGAAGAAAGAGCATCTTATTGAGCATATGAGAGTTTCATATCACTCTGTTCATCAGCCTAGATGTGGAGTCTGCCTAAAGCACTGCAAATCATTTGAATCATTGAGGGAACATCTAATGG AGCAAGGTTGTGGCCTTTGTTTGAGAGTACTTGATGGTCCCGAAACTCTCAGTGAGCACCAAGACATTTGCTGCATAACGGCACCTGTTCACCAA GGAACAAGTCTACCACCAACTGATTTATCCGATTGTTATGAAGAAGATCGTTCTGATCGAGGCCTTGGAGCAATAGCTATGGATTGTGTAATGGCTGGTGGAGGAAGTGATGGTGCACTGGACATTTGTGTTTGGATATGCCTTGTTGATGAGGATGAGAAATTGATTTTCAATACTTTCGTACAACCACAAATACCGATCACGAACTACAG GCACGAAGTAACTGGGCTAAAGGAAGAACATATGAGGTATGCTATGCCACTGAAAAATGTCCAGGAAAAAGTGTTGAAACTCTTGTTAAATGGAGAATCCATTGGGAAATTGAGATCGAATGGTGGTAAAGCTAAGCTTCTTGTCGGCCATGACTTGGAGCATGATTTAGATTGCCTGAGAATGAATTATCCCGATCATATGTTAAG GGACACGGCTAGATATCATCCATTGATGAAAACAAATTTGGTTAGTCATTCTCTCAAGTACCTTACTCGAGCATATTTGGG GTATGATATTCGGCAAGATGGGCACGATCCTTACGAAAATTGTGTATCAGTTATGCGATTATATAAAAGAATGCGCAGTCTTGATCACCGTAGACAAGTTATGACCCTGTCAGTTACTCCTTCCTGTATCCAATATGTTGCTCCCAATCTTGATTCCCATAGTGCAAAAGATCTTGAAAAGATGACTCCAGATGAACTTTATGAGATGTCGAGAACAAACTTCAAGTGTTGGTGTCATGACTCAAGACGAGTTATGCAGACTTAG
- the LOC103491238 gene encoding uncharacterized protein LOC103491238 isoform X2 codes for MDSIHDSLKTPSLRHKCSACYKQYKKKEHLIEHMRVSYHSVHQPRCGVCLKHCKSFESLREHLMGEIVLCIFYEQGCGLCLRVLDGPETLSEHQDICCITAPVHQGTSLPPTDLSDCYEEDRSDRGLGAIAMDCVMAGGGSDGALDICVWICLVDEDEKLIFNTFVQPQIPITNYRHEVTGLKEEHMRYAMPLKNVQEKVLKLLLNGESIGKLRSNGGKAKLLVGHDLEHDLDCLRMNYPDHMLRDTARYHPLMKTNLVSHSLKYLTRAYLGYDIRQDGHDPYENCVSVMRLYKRMRSLDHRRQVMTLSVTPSCIQYVAPNLDSHSAKDLEKMTPDELYEMSRTNFKCWCHDSRRVMQT; via the exons ACACAAATGCTCAGCATGCTATAAGCAATATAAGAAGAAAGAGCATCTTATTGAGCATATGAGAGTTTCATATCACTCTGTTCATCAGCCTAGATGTGGAGTCTGCCTAAAGCACTGCAAATCATTTGAATCATTGAGGGAACATCTAATGGGTGAGATAGTTTTGTGTATCTTTTATG AGCAAGGTTGTGGCCTTTGTTTGAGAGTACTTGATGGTCCCGAAACTCTCAGTGAGCACCAAGACATTTGCTGCATAACGGCACCTGTTCACCAA GGAACAAGTCTACCACCAACTGATTTATCCGATTGTTATGAAGAAGATCGTTCTGATCGAGGCCTTGGAGCAATAGCTATGGATTGTGTAATGGCTGGTGGAGGAAGTGATGGTGCACTGGACATTTGTGTTTGGATATGCCTTGTTGATGAGGATGAGAAATTGATTTTCAATACTTTCGTACAACCACAAATACCGATCACGAACTACAG GCACGAAGTAACTGGGCTAAAGGAAGAACATATGAGGTATGCTATGCCACTGAAAAATGTCCAGGAAAAAGTGTTGAAACTCTTGTTAAATGGAGAATCCATTGGGAAATTGAGATCGAATGGTGGTAAAGCTAAGCTTCTTGTCGGCCATGACTTGGAGCATGATTTAGATTGCCTGAGAATGAATTATCCCGATCATATGTTAAG GGACACGGCTAGATATCATCCATTGATGAAAACAAATTTGGTTAGTCATTCTCTCAAGTACCTTACTCGAGCATATTTGGG GTATGATATTCGGCAAGATGGGCACGATCCTTACGAAAATTGTGTATCAGTTATGCGATTATATAAAAGAATGCGCAGTCTTGATCACCGTAGACAAGTTATGACCCTGTCAGTTACTCCTTCCTGTATCCAATATGTTGCTCCCAATCTTGATTCCCATAGTGCAAAAGATCTTGAAAAGATGACTCCAGATGAACTTTATGAGATGTCGAGAACAAACTTCAAGTGTTGGTGTCATGACTCAAGACGAGTTATGCAGACTTAG
- the LOC103491238 gene encoding uncharacterized protein LOC103491238 isoform X1, which translates to MDSIHDSLKTPSLRHKCSACYKQYKKKEHLIEHMRVSYHSVHQPRCGVCLKHCKSFESLREHLMGPLSKSNCSKIFSEQGCGLCLRVLDGPETLSEHQDICCITAPVHQGTSLPPTDLSDCYEEDRSDRGLGAIAMDCVMAGGGSDGALDICVWICLVDEDEKLIFNTFVQPQIPITNYRHEVTGLKEEHMRYAMPLKNVQEKVLKLLLNGESIGKLRSNGGKAKLLVGHDLEHDLDCLRMNYPDHMLRDTARYHPLMKTNLVSHSLKYLTRAYLGYDIRQDGHDPYENCVSVMRLYKRMRSLDHRRQVMTLSVTPSCIQYVAPNLDSHSAKDLEKMTPDELYEMSRTNFKCWCHDSRRVMQT; encoded by the exons ACACAAATGCTCAGCATGCTATAAGCAATATAAGAAGAAAGAGCATCTTATTGAGCATATGAGAGTTTCATATCACTCTGTTCATCAGCCTAGATGTGGAGTCTGCCTAAAGCACTGCAAATCATTTGAATCATTGAGGGAACATCTAATGG GTCCactttcaaaatcaaattgttCAAAAATTTTCTCAGAGCAAGGTTGTGGCCTTTGTTTGAGAGTACTTGATGGTCCCGAAACTCTCAGTGAGCACCAAGACATTTGCTGCATAACGGCACCTGTTCACCAA GGAACAAGTCTACCACCAACTGATTTATCCGATTGTTATGAAGAAGATCGTTCTGATCGAGGCCTTGGAGCAATAGCTATGGATTGTGTAATGGCTGGTGGAGGAAGTGATGGTGCACTGGACATTTGTGTTTGGATATGCCTTGTTGATGAGGATGAGAAATTGATTTTCAATACTTTCGTACAACCACAAATACCGATCACGAACTACAG GCACGAAGTAACTGGGCTAAAGGAAGAACATATGAGGTATGCTATGCCACTGAAAAATGTCCAGGAAAAAGTGTTGAAACTCTTGTTAAATGGAGAATCCATTGGGAAATTGAGATCGAATGGTGGTAAAGCTAAGCTTCTTGTCGGCCATGACTTGGAGCATGATTTAGATTGCCTGAGAATGAATTATCCCGATCATATGTTAAG GGACACGGCTAGATATCATCCATTGATGAAAACAAATTTGGTTAGTCATTCTCTCAAGTACCTTACTCGAGCATATTTGGG GTATGATATTCGGCAAGATGGGCACGATCCTTACGAAAATTGTGTATCAGTTATGCGATTATATAAAAGAATGCGCAGTCTTGATCACCGTAGACAAGTTATGACCCTGTCAGTTACTCCTTCCTGTATCCAATATGTTGCTCCCAATCTTGATTCCCATAGTGCAAAAGATCTTGAAAAGATGACTCCAGATGAACTTTATGAGATGTCGAGAACAAACTTCAAGTGTTGGTGTCATGACTCAAGACGAGTTATGCAGACTTAG
- the LOC103491238 gene encoding RNA exonuclease 4-like isoform X4 — translation MRVSYHSVHQPRCGVCLKHCKSFESLREHLMGPLSKSNCSKIFSEQGCGLCLRVLDGPETLSEHQDICCITAPVHQGTSLPPTDLSDCYEEDRSDRGLGAIAMDCVMAGGGSDGALDICVWICLVDEDEKLIFNTFVQPQIPITNYRHEVTGLKEEHMRYAMPLKNVQEKVLKLLLNGESIGKLRSNGGKAKLLVGHDLEHDLDCLRMNYPDHMLRDTARYHPLMKTNLVSHSLKYLTRAYLGYDIRQDGHDPYENCVSVMRLYKRMRSLDHRRQVMTLSVTPSCIQYVAPNLDSHSAKDLEKMTPDELYEMSRTNFKCWCHDSRRVMQT, via the exons ATGAGAGTTTCATATCACTCTGTTCATCAGCCTAGATGTGGAGTCTGCCTAAAGCACTGCAAATCATTTGAATCATTGAGGGAACATCTAATGG GTCCactttcaaaatcaaattgttCAAAAATTTTCTCAGAGCAAGGTTGTGGCCTTTGTTTGAGAGTACTTGATGGTCCCGAAACTCTCAGTGAGCACCAAGACATTTGCTGCATAACGGCACCTGTTCACCAA GGAACAAGTCTACCACCAACTGATTTATCCGATTGTTATGAAGAAGATCGTTCTGATCGAGGCCTTGGAGCAATAGCTATGGATTGTGTAATGGCTGGTGGAGGAAGTGATGGTGCACTGGACATTTGTGTTTGGATATGCCTTGTTGATGAGGATGAGAAATTGATTTTCAATACTTTCGTACAACCACAAATACCGATCACGAACTACAG GCACGAAGTAACTGGGCTAAAGGAAGAACATATGAGGTATGCTATGCCACTGAAAAATGTCCAGGAAAAAGTGTTGAAACTCTTGTTAAATGGAGAATCCATTGGGAAATTGAGATCGAATGGTGGTAAAGCTAAGCTTCTTGTCGGCCATGACTTGGAGCATGATTTAGATTGCCTGAGAATGAATTATCCCGATCATATGTTAAG GGACACGGCTAGATATCATCCATTGATGAAAACAAATTTGGTTAGTCATTCTCTCAAGTACCTTACTCGAGCATATTTGGG GTATGATATTCGGCAAGATGGGCACGATCCTTACGAAAATTGTGTATCAGTTATGCGATTATATAAAAGAATGCGCAGTCTTGATCACCGTAGACAAGTTATGACCCTGTCAGTTACTCCTTCCTGTATCCAATATGTTGCTCCCAATCTTGATTCCCATAGTGCAAAAGATCTTGAAAAGATGACTCCAGATGAACTTTATGAGATGTCGAGAACAAACTTCAAGTGTTGGTGTCATGACTCAAGACGAGTTATGCAGACTTAG
- the LOC103491238 gene encoding uncharacterized protein LOC103491238 isoform X5 has product MDSIHDSLKTPSLRHKCSACYKQYKKKEHLIEHMRVSYHSVHQPRCGVCLKHCKSFESLREHLMGPLSKSNCSKIFSEQGCGLCLRVLDGPETLSEHQDICCITAPVHQGTSLPPTDLSDCYEEDRSDRGLGAIAMDCVMAGGGSDGALDICVWICLVDEDEKLIFNTFVQPQIPITNYRHEVTGLKEEHMRYAMPLKNVQEKVLKLLLNGESIGKLRSNGGKAKLLVGHDLEHDLDCLRMNYPDHMLRDTARYHPLMKTNLVSHSLKYLTRAYLGSSRMIPESYGFVGMIFGKMGTILTKIVYQLCDYIKECAVLITVDKL; this is encoded by the exons ACACAAATGCTCAGCATGCTATAAGCAATATAAGAAGAAAGAGCATCTTATTGAGCATATGAGAGTTTCATATCACTCTGTTCATCAGCCTAGATGTGGAGTCTGCCTAAAGCACTGCAAATCATTTGAATCATTGAGGGAACATCTAATGG GTCCactttcaaaatcaaattgttCAAAAATTTTCTCAGAGCAAGGTTGTGGCCTTTGTTTGAGAGTACTTGATGGTCCCGAAACTCTCAGTGAGCACCAAGACATTTGCTGCATAACGGCACCTGTTCACCAA GGAACAAGTCTACCACCAACTGATTTATCCGATTGTTATGAAGAAGATCGTTCTGATCGAGGCCTTGGAGCAATAGCTATGGATTGTGTAATGGCTGGTGGAGGAAGTGATGGTGCACTGGACATTTGTGTTTGGATATGCCTTGTTGATGAGGATGAGAAATTGATTTTCAATACTTTCGTACAACCACAAATACCGATCACGAACTACAG GCACGAAGTAACTGGGCTAAAGGAAGAACATATGAGGTATGCTATGCCACTGAAAAATGTCCAGGAAAAAGTGTTGAAACTCTTGTTAAATGGAGAATCCATTGGGAAATTGAGATCGAATGGTGGTAAAGCTAAGCTTCTTGTCGGCCATGACTTGGAGCATGATTTAGATTGCCTGAGAATGAATTATCCCGATCATATGTTAAG GGACACGGCTAGATATCATCCATTGATGAAAACAAATTTGGTTAGTCATTCTCTCAAGTACCTTACTCGAGCATATTTGGG TTCATCAAGGATGATCCCAGAGAGCTATGGTTTTGTAGGTATGATATTCGGCAAGATGGGCACGATCCTTACGAAAATTGTGTATCAGTTATGCGATTATATAAAAGAATGCGCAGTCTTGATCACCGTAGACAAGTTATGA